One Hemitrygon akajei unplaced genomic scaffold, sHemAka1.3 Scf000159, whole genome shotgun sequence genomic region harbors:
- the LOC140724082 gene encoding uncharacterized protein, producing VHTGEKPFTCSECGKRFTQSSQLKVHQRIHTGEKPFTCSECGKGFTQSTKLKLHQRVHTGEKPFTCSECGKGFIRSSQLLRHQQIHTGEKPFICSDCGKGFTHSSSLQRHQRVHTGEKPFTCSECGKGFTQSSQLKVHQRIHTGEKPFTCSDCGKGFTHSSSLLKHQRVHTGEKPFTCSDCGKGFTRRFNLITHQLDHSEEKPFTCSECGKGFTQSSQLKSHQRVHTSERPFTCSECGKGFVRSSELKSHQRVHTAEKPFTCSDCGKGFTHSSSLQKHQRVHTAEKPFTCSECVKGFTQSAQLKLHQRVHTGEKPFTRSECGKGFIRSSQLLGHQQIHTGEKPFICSECGKGFTHSSSLQRHQRVHTGEKPFVCSECGKGFTQSAQLKVHQRVHTGEKPFTCSECGKGFICSSQLLGHQQIHTGEKPFICSECGKGFTHSSSLQRHQRVHTG from the coding sequence gttcacactggggagaagccgttcacatgctctgaatgtgggaaacgattcacccagtcatctcaactgaaggtacatcagcgaatccacactggagagaagccgttcacatgctctgaatgtgggaaaggattcacccagtcaactaaactgaagttacatcagagagtccacaccggggagaagccattcacttgctcagaatgtgggaaaggattcattcgttcatctcaactcctgagacaccagcaaattcacactggggagaaaccattcatctgctcagactgtgggaagggattcactcactcgtccagcctacagagacaccagcgagttcacactggggagaagccgttcacatgctctgaatgtgggaaaggattcacccagtcatctcaactgaaggtacatcagcgaatccacactggagagaagccgttcacatgctctgactgtgggaagggattcactcactcgtccagcctactgaaacaccagcgagttcacactggggagaagccgttcacatgctcagactgtgggaaaggattcactcggcgtTTTAATCTAATAACGCACCAGTTAGATCACAGTGAGGAgaaaccattcacatgctctgaatgtgggaaaggattcactcagtcatctcaactgaagtcacatcagcgagttcacactagtgagaggccgttcacctgctctgagtgtgggaagggatttgttcggtcatctgaactgaagtcccatcagcgagttcatactgcggagaagccgttcacctgctctgactgtgggaagggattcactcactcgtccagcctacagaaacaccagcgagttcacactgcggagaagccgttcacatgctctgaatgtgtgaaaggattcacccagtcagctcaactgaagttacatcagagagtccacaccggggagaagccattcactcgctcagaatgtgggaaaggattcattcgttcatctcaactcctgggacaccagcaaattcacactggggagaaaccattcatctgctcagaatgtgggaagggatttactcactcgtccagcctacagagacatcagcgagttcacactggggagaagccgttcgtctgctctgaatgtgggaaaggattcacccagtcagctcaactgaaggtacatcagagagtccacaccggggagaagccgttcacctgctctgaatgtgggaaaggattcatttgTTCATCTCAACTCCTGggacaccagcaaattcacactggggagaaaccattcatctgctcagaatgtgggaagggatttactcactcgtccagcctacagagacaccagcgagttcacactgggtag